TTCCATCGGTAGAAGAGTTAGTAGAACAGTTAAAAGTGCAACTTACGCGCATAAAAGAGATTCCTTCTGAACGTTTTAATGATCAATTGGAAAAACCATTTTTAGGTCTCGAAACTTTTGGAGAGCTCGCTAACATGGCAATATTCCACGAAGCAAACCATTTAGGACAAATTCAGACGATGAAAAGATTGATTGAAACAACAGATATAAATAAGTAATTGGTTTCAATTCGTTTCTACAATAGTAGGAACGTTTTTTTAGTTTGGAGGTTAAGGGAAATTCTTGTAAAATTAATTTGAGTTTGAAAAGAGGGGAAGACTGGAGAAAAAATGGATGAACAAATGATGAAAGACAGTTCCAAAGATAAAATATGGACGAAGGACTTTGTCCTTATTCTTTTTGCTAATTTTTTTATATTCCTAGGTTTTCAGATGACCTTACCCACCATTCCTCTTTTTGTGGAAAAACTAGGAGGGAATGACCAATTAATTGGATTTGTTGTTGGTATTTTTACATTTTCTGCTTTACTAATTCGTCCTTACGCAGGTCATGCCTTAGAATCAAAAGGCAGAGCCTTCGTTTATTTACTGGGGCTTTCTATTTTTGTTTTTTCGGTTGGATCCTATGGGTTTGCGATGAGTATCCTTTTTCTTTTTATAATGAGAATTGTCCAGGGAGCTGGATGGGGGCTTTCAACTACCGCATCAGGAACGATTGCTACTGATTTTATTCCGCCAAACAGAAGAGGAGAAGGTATGGGCTATTTTGGCTTGTCCGGAAACATAGCCATGGCTTTTGGTCCTTCACTTGGTCTAGCACTTACTTCAAAAATTTCATTTTCACTCTTTTTCTTCATTTGTGCAGGGCTGGGGTTTGCAGCTTTATTATTTTCATCTAAAATTAAATTTAAAAAGGTGATACAAAAGCCAATTAAAAGTGGTGCTGGAAAAAGTGGCCTATATGAGAAGAGTGCTTTGCAACCTTCCATCTTATTATTTTTCCTTACCACAACTTTTGGAGGAATTGCAGCATTTCTTCCTTTATATACTGCACAGAAACATATTTCAGGAATCCAGTGGTACTTTCTGTTGTATGCCTTAGCTGTTATGTTAACAAGAACCTTTGCAGGAACATGGTATGATAAGAAAGGGCATAAAGCTGTTTTTATTCCGGGAACCCTGTTTATTTTTGTTGCCATGATTCTATTAGCTTGGCTTCCTAATAGCCCTATTATGTATACTGCAGCCATTTTATATGGGCTTGGTTTTGGTACTGTACAGCCAGCCTTACAAGCATGGTCAGTTGAAAAGGCTCCCATTAATCGAAAAGGTATGGCTAATGCGACCTTTTATTCTTTTTTTGATCTTGGAGTTGGAATAGGAGCAATGGTGTTTGGACAGATTGGCCATATGCTTGGTTATAGCAGTATTTATAAGACCTCTGCCATTTCGGTGATTATATCCATGTTAATTTATCTTTTTTTTCTCTATAAAAATCATAAAAGGATTGTAAAAAACATTTGATAATTGTAAAAAAATCTATCCATTAGGGGTGAGTTTCATGAAAATAGGGTATGCCGAATATCAATCACCATTGGGTGCAATTCGTGTAATAGCAGATGAGTCCGGTATCAAAAGGGTTGAGATATTTGAAGAGGAATGGGAAGAATATTTGAAGGAAAACCCAACGATTCAAGAAAACCAGAGTCTGTGTGGAGAAGCAATAAAGCAACTCGATGAGTATTTTAAAGGCATGAGAAAAGAGTTTGATTTGCCCCTTTCGATTGAAGGTACGGATTTCAGGAAGAAGGTTTGGGATGCCCTTCGGAGGATTCCTTATGGTGAGGTAAGAAGTTATGCTGAAGTAGCAGAAATGATCGGAAATTCAAAAGCAGTGCGAGCCGTGGGTCAGGCGAACAAGGCCAATCAACTTCCTATCATTATTCCTTGTCATCGAGTGATTGGAACGAGTGGAAAGCTTGTTGGATTTGCAGGTAGTCGAACTCCGTACCAGAAAAAGCTATTGGAAGCAGAGGGGTTTATGGTACCGCAAACAAAATAGATAAAAAAAGCTACCTACCGGACCTTAGGTCTACATAGGTGGTTTTTTTATGCAAAATTTATATGGTCCTTTTTAGATTTTTCTCCTAATGTGATAAGGTGCTTGTGCTTTTGTTGTTGAGATATTACTCCAAATATCAGTACCTGTATGACGGTGGAATATATTGGTAGATGGTAAACCAGTAATAATGGCAATAGTAGTAATGATTTCAAAATAGAAGATGTTTTTTTGCCTATTTATATTTTTAAAAGTAAATTCTGACAATAAAACATTTTTCTTGTCGAATAAAAAGCTTCATATTCATTGTCTAGTTGTGTTAAAATCAATCGGTAAATTCAACTTTAAGTGTGGGTGAGTAAATTGCGTTCTTCTATTAAAAGATTATTGATTGGTCGTCCATTAAAATCGACAGAATTGGGCGAGCAAAAACTAAATATCCTGAAGGCTTTAGCCATATTATCTTCAGATGCTTTATCATCAGTTGCATATGGAACAGAACAAATTCTCCTTGTGTTGGCTACCATTGGTGCAGTTGCATATTGGTATTCTGTCCCAATTGCAGTTGGGGTGTTATTTTTATTAGCGGCGCTTATCATTTCCTATCGACAAATTATTTTCTCTTATCCTCAAGGTGGAGGAGCTTATGTTGTTTCAAAGGAAAATTTAGG
The Neobacillus sp. PS3-40 genome window above contains:
- a CDS encoding methylated-DNA--[protein]-cysteine S-methyltransferase codes for the protein MKIGYAEYQSPLGAIRVIADESGIKRVEIFEEEWEEYLKENPTIQENQSLCGEAIKQLDEYFKGMRKEFDLPLSIEGTDFRKKVWDALRRIPYGEVRSYAEVAEMIGNSKAVRAVGQANKANQLPIIIPCHRVIGTSGKLVGFAGSRTPYQKKLLEAEGFMVPQTK
- a CDS encoding MFS transporter, whose amino-acid sequence is MDEQMMKDSSKDKIWTKDFVLILFANFFIFLGFQMTLPTIPLFVEKLGGNDQLIGFVVGIFTFSALLIRPYAGHALESKGRAFVYLLGLSIFVFSVGSYGFAMSILFLFIMRIVQGAGWGLSTTASGTIATDFIPPNRRGEGMGYFGLSGNIAMAFGPSLGLALTSKISFSLFFFICAGLGFAALLFSSKIKFKKVIQKPIKSGAGKSGLYEKSALQPSILLFFLTTTFGGIAAFLPLYTAQKHISGIQWYFLLYALAVMLTRTFAGTWYDKKGHKAVFIPGTLFIFVAMILLAWLPNSPIMYTAAILYGLGFGTVQPALQAWSVEKAPINRKGMANATFYSFFDLGVGIGAMVFGQIGHMLGYSSIYKTSAISVIISMLIYLFFLYKNHKRIVKNI